Part of the Myxosarcina sp. GI1 genome, TTAAAGATCGTTATAACATCAGGCACTATCAAATCGGCTCGATACTGTTAGCACTCATCACAATCGGTGCTTTTGTGGCAATGGCTGTTACTTATCTTAATAATGGCAAGATCTTTTTTGGCTCACACTTAATTATCGGACTAATTATAGTCAGCTTAGTTGTTACTTCCGCTTCCCTCTCACCGTTGATGCAAAAAGGTAGTATGTGGGCGCGAAATGTTCATTTTGCTATAAATATTGGCGTTTTAGGGTTATTTAGCTGGCAGGCAATAACTGGCGTACGAATTATTCAAAACATTGTCAGCAAGATGTAATAATTTTTCTTGTTTGGCAAAATATTAGATGAACTATAAAATCTGTGTAGCAATTTCGCTTTATTATTTTTGCTTGCTGGAGTTTGATTATCATTGCGCTCTGAAGGCTGAGTATTAATATTAACCGACGAGCCGAGACATTTTTGTCGTTGACGCAGAATAACCTGTAATTTGCAAATTAAGTGGCGATCGCTCTTTAGAGATAAAGATCTGGTAAAGCGATCGCCTTATTTAATTAAGCATTAAGTTCTGTAGTTGTGGTTTCTCTACCTAAGAAGCCATAGTAACCAGCAATTACACCCGATAAAGCATTAAACCAAACATTGTTACCAAAGATGGGCATAATGCCAAAAGTAGTTTTAGTTAGGGGAATTAGACCCATAAGGGCAATTCCAATATAGGCGATCGCAAAGCCGCGATTATAAAGTTTGGCGTTTCCTGTAGTCGCTGCTGCAATACCTAACGCTCCAACTAAAAGATGAACGATATTATGCATCAAATTAATCGGAAATGCAGCGAACAAATAGCCAAAGCCTTTGGCATAAAAGCTATCCGCATTTAAAGAAATACCACCAGCGTCTAAGCTTTCGGGTGGCAATGCGACTAAGCCAGGGATAAACCCAGTTATGCCCAAAAGTAGAAAAATAATGCCTAAAGCTAACGCACAGTTACGTTGCATAATTTATACCTCTATTGTGTGTCTGGATGTTGAACTATTCGAGCGAGTAAAATTGTCGAGAGATTTTTATCCCGATTTGTGTTGTCGCTCTCGCTATTAACTTGTAAGCTGTCAAGCTCATAGCTAAGAGCTAATAATTAACAGATTTTTTACTGTTTCCCCGTACTGTGGAATCGAGGATCGGGGGCTGGAGGATCTGGCATTTCTGACTCCCCTTCAGGATTTTCGAGATATTCAAATTCTCCTTTACCATCGGGAGCAGTTCCTTTTGCCCAACGTCCTTCTTTACTCTCGGTTCCTTCAGATAGATTCCAGAATTGATAAGAGGCGTGTTGTTTTTCTTGTTCTTGGGGGAAAGAACTAGGAATGGGTAGACTTTCTAAGCCGTCGGCTTTAAGTTCTTCAATTGCTGCTACCCACTGGTTTTGGTGCATGGTGTCGCGAGCAATCATATAAGCTAAAGTATCTTTAACTCCTGGATCTTTAGCCATTTCGTACATTCTTACTGCCTGTAAACGACCCTGAGCTTCTGCCTGAACGTTAGAATAAAAATCAGCCATTAAGTTACCAGAAGCGATTACATAGCGACCGTTCCAGGGATAGCCCATACTGTCTGCTGGTAGCGCACCACCGCCAGTAACGGTAGCGTGTTGGGGGTTCATGCTAGCCATAATTACATCTTCGGCTTTCATGCCGCCCATAACACCTTCCATGATGGGGTCTTTGACAGCTTGTTCCTGTTGTTCTATGGGCGCATTATCTAAAAGATGAGCAATGGTAGTTGCTAGCATCTCGATATGTCCGATTTCTTCGGTGGCAATATCGAGCATCATATCTTTGTATTTTGCGGGACCTCGACAGTTCCAACCTTGAAAGAAATATTGCATCATTACAGTCATTTCGCCAAAAGGACCGCCAATCAATTCCTGCATTTTTTTAGCAAGAATTGGATCGGGATTTTCTGGTTTGGTAAAATATTGTAGACGCTTCTTGTGATAAACGGGATGAATTTTGCCTATCAACGTGAAGTCAGTATCTTTAGCCTTTAATCCGTAGGAGAAAGACCTTTTTTACTTACTACTTACTTATATGACTGTTAATTTAGACTCAAAATAATAGATTCTTGGCGATCGCAACTACAAAAAGTATTTACTTGGTAGTTACTTACTTTTAGGAACAGCGATCGCTAAATATTTCACATTAAGCGATCGGTATAAATACTGTATCGGTAAACGTTGGTAACACAAATAATGGATAATGTCCCAAAACGCACAAAAGACAGTTTTGGGGACTGCCTTTTGAAGATGTTATTCATTTGTCGCACTAACATGAATCAATTTTACAGCAATAATGACGGTAAATTCGATAGAGTCTCAAAAACTAATCCCTGTGTACATTGTGGTAAACCTGACTGGTGCTACAGGTTAGGTGAATTATCGGTATGCCCGAGAGTTACCGAGGGAACGGCAACCATAGCAGAAAATTGGGAACAGACAAGCCAACAAGATGACAACGGACATTATTATTTAGCTCCCATAACCGAGAAAAAAGTAATTAATCCCAAAGGAACGATTGTTTACCATTACCCAGATCGCCAAGGTAACGAGCTAATCAAAATAACCAGGATTGACGACGGGAACGGCAAGAAAGATTTTAAACAGGAACACTATGACGGCAATTGCTGGCACGAACATTTAAATAACTGCAATCCCTCAGACGTGCCAATTTATCGTTACCAAGATGTTAGAGACGCGATCGCTCGGAAGGAACAATATATTTTCTTAGTAGAAGGTGAAAAGGCAGTAAATAAACTTTGGGAGCTAGGATTGCCAGCTACAACAATTAGACCTGGAAAATTTAGAGAGGAACACGTTAAGGATCTTGAGGGAGCTAAAAGAGTAGTATTATGCCCCGATCGCGATATCCCAGGTATAAATAAAATGACTAAAGTTAGCGATTTCTTAGTCTCTTACAATGTGCCGATCGCTTGGTTGTTTGCTCCACCGAGCGATTTTTTCTGGCAAAAATTACCCAAAAATAATGGGCTAGATATTTACGACTGGATCGTTCGAGATAAAGCTACCGCCGAGCAAATTATTGCGGCAATAACTTACGAACCATTAGAGCTAGATAAAACTGAAGCTCCCAGGATTGAAGAAACGGAAGATAACTTTACTCAGAAAGCTTACGCCGCATTGTATGGGGAACGTAGCTATATTTCGATAAACCAACATTTATATAAGTGGAATGGTAGCCATTACGAGCGAGTATCGGAATTTGAAGAAAAGAAAAGGATCGCTTTATGGTGTCAGAGTACTCCATTACCCAAACGCGGCGGCGGTTATCGGTACGGGTTAGCTACTACTAGCAAAGTAGAAGAGATTTATAAATGGGCAATGGTTATTAATGCCGTCGATCCGAGTAAAATCAACCCTCCTGGGATTAACTGTAAGAATGGGGTAGTAGTAATTAATTGGTTGGGTAAAGTTCCCCATATCGAGCTAAAACCACACGATCCAAAAAGATATTTTACTTACTGCTCGGATGTTGAATATAACCAAGATGCCGATCCAACAATGTGCGATCGCTTGTTAGCTGCTTTAGATAAACCGCAGCGAGATATTTTTCTAAAAATTATTGCCGCGTCTTTAGATCTCAAAACGGTTAGAAAGTATTATTCAGGAGACATTAAAGCTTTACTGCTACAAGGAACTGGTAGCAATGGTAAAGATAGCTTATGGCAATCTGTAGCGGCTATTTTACGCGATAGCATGACACAAATTAGCCTGTCTGACTTTCAGGAATATGACAAGGGTAGAAAATTCAACGTAGCCAGGTTAGCTACCTCTCGTATCTGTTGGGCTAGCGAAAATAGTAGTTATGTCTCTCTAGATAATTTACAAATTCTCAAACAAGCCGTAACCAGTGAAGAGATTGTAATCGAAGAGAAAAATTTACCAGCTTATGAAGTCGAAGTAAATAGCGTTTTTCTCTTTAACGTCAATGAAGCACCATTAATTAACGCTGGTTTGGAAGCTATTAAGAGACGTTACGCGGTTCTTAGCTTTAATAAGACCTACTGTAAGGATGCTAAACCAGAATTAAACCAGTTAGAAGCCGATCCAAGGTTTAGATACGATCCAGAATTTTTGAATAATGAAATTGCACCATCGTTGTTAAATTACATACTTGCTGCTTTGAAATCTTTAGTAACTGAAGGAATAGATTACAGTTGCACTGAAGATGCTTTAGAAACTATAAAAAAGCAATCTAATCACCTGTGGGAATTTGTAGAAGATATCGGGCTAGTTCCCGATCCAAACGGGCAAGTTTATGTACAGGATATCTGGGAACAGTTAAAGCAATGGTACATGGATAATGACATTTTAGAACGTCAAGACGGTAAGAATTATTGGCAACCGCCTATTAGAAAAGGTGATGACTATGTTAAAGCTAGTCGATTGCTTTATAGCAAGTTAAAAGATATTTTTCCTCAGATTGACAAGAAAACAAGTACTACAGGAGATATTAAAAATAAAGCGGTTATTATGGGTATTCGCTTAATTAGATCGGTTAGGCAAACGGTTAGGCTGAAAGCATTGGAAAATATGACGGTTAGGCAAAGTGAGGCAAATACATTATATTACTCTGAGATCGAATTTATCAAACTTTATCTTAAAAAGTTAACGAGATTTCAAGCTTTAGAAGTTCAAGAATATATTAAAAATTTGCTTTCGCAACAAGAAAGTGAAAATTCTCAACAAACTAGCGAAAATTCATCTGATAGTGAGTTAGGCAATTTGCCTAACTTTGCCTCACCGCCCCCCCCCCTCTGGGTTGCAGCCTAACCGTTTGCCTAACCATTTGCCTAACTTTGCCTCACTAAGCGGTTTAAATGATCCGTTATTGCCGCATAAGAGTATTACGCTAACTGAAGCTTTTAAGAGCAAAATAGAATTTGTTTTTGATAAAGATAATGTTTGTTTTGAAGTGGGAAAAATAATCAAACCTCACATAATGGTTAAAATTCCAGGTACTAAGAAATATGAGGAACGAAAGCTACATGAATTTGAGCGAGTACAAATAGGTAAAACTATTTATTACTTGGAAAAATAGCTTTATTTAATCCTTAATAACTAATGATTACTACCAAAAATAACAATGATAGATGACGTACAAAAATCAGAAACAGAATGTCCTAAGTGTGGTTATTATTTAGTTTGGCAACAATGCCAAGTCATTGACTGCAATGAAGGATATATCAAGGATGACGATCCATTCTGGGATAGTGAAATACAAATTTGTGAAGACTGCCAGGGAACTGGTTATTTAGAATGGTGTCAAAACTGTGGTTATGGATGTAATTAATGTACTATTTCTACCCTTGTTGGCTTAACTAACCTATTACCGTCTAGCCAAATATCAGTTTTACGGTTTTTAGACTGGTAAACAATTTCTATTGGTTCAATTGTCTGAATGCGGTAAACAAAAGAGTTACCCATAAATACGTAAGCATCATAATCAGGGCAATATTTAAAATCCCAGGGACGATGATGTAAGCGACGGTACACGCGATATATTTCATTGTGCCTCTGACATTCCTTTTGATTGTTCATTAGTCAATTCATCGATTGTCTCGGATATATCTTGACTGGTAGACTCTAGCTTTTCCTGGTTGCGTTTGATAGTGTTATCCAAGCGATCGATCGTCATACTGCTAATCTGTCTTGTTTGCTTGATTTGGTCGATCGTCTCTTCTAGTTCCTGGTTAGTTTCCTGTACTTCTTTAAGTCTGTTTACTACCTGTAAAGATATTCCAGCACCTTTAAGTTCTACTTCTCTAGACCGCACCATAGAATAAGTCGCACCGCTAGAGAGAATAATTAATGAAATACCTAATAAAAACCCCATCGGGCTATATCCGAGTTCGCTATAAAATTTCATGCGTACCACCTCGCTTTACTACCTCTCCAGTCAATGTGAATAAAGTTGTAATAACGACCTATACCGCCAATATGAACCGAATGTAAGACTTTATATATTTGTTGTGGAGAATAGTAATTAGAACGTATATCTACAGCATCACCATATTGATGACGTGAATATTTACTACCGCCAACAGCAACATTAACTTTAACGGGACGATA contains:
- a CDS encoding DUF4383 domain-containing protein, yielding MQRNCALALGIIFLLLGITGFIPGLVALPPESLDAGGISLNADSFYAKGFGYLFAAFPINLMHNIVHLLVGALGIAAATTGNAKLYNRGFAIAYIGIALMGLIPLTKTTFGIMPIFGNNVWFNALSGVIAGYYGFLGRETTTTELNA
- a CDS encoding manganese catalase family protein produces the protein MGKIHPVYHKKRLQYFTKPENPDPILAKKMQELIGGPFGEMTVMMQYFFQGWNCRGPAKYKDMMLDIATEEIGHIEMLATTIAHLLDNAPIEQQEQAVKDPIMEGVMGGMKAEDVIMASMNPQHATVTGGGALPADSMGYPWNGRYVIASGNLMADFYSNVQAEAQGRLQAVRMYEMAKDPGVKDTLAYMIARDTMHQNQWVAAIEELKADGLESLPIPSSFPQEQEKQHASYQFWNLSEGTESKEGRWAKGTAPDGKGEFEYLENPEGESEMPDPPAPDPRFHSTGKQ
- a CDS encoding DUF4079 domain-containing protein, encoding MNIAIPESIKVWSQFIHPVLMWVLLAMTIYALYLGLKIRQIRSVEGETKKKLIKDRYNIRHYQIGSILLALITIGAFVAMAVTYLNNGKIFFGSHLIIGLIIVSLVVTSASLSPLMQKGSMWARNVHFAINIGVLGLFSWQAITGVRIIQNIVSKM
- a CDS encoding DUF5906 domain-containing protein; the protein is MNQFYSNNDGKFDRVSKTNPCVHCGKPDWCYRLGELSVCPRVTEGTATIAENWEQTSQQDDNGHYYLAPITEKKVINPKGTIVYHYPDRQGNELIKITRIDDGNGKKDFKQEHYDGNCWHEHLNNCNPSDVPIYRYQDVRDAIARKEQYIFLVEGEKAVNKLWELGLPATTIRPGKFREEHVKDLEGAKRVVLCPDRDIPGINKMTKVSDFLVSYNVPIAWLFAPPSDFFWQKLPKNNGLDIYDWIVRDKATAEQIIAAITYEPLELDKTEAPRIEETEDNFTQKAYAALYGERSYISINQHLYKWNGSHYERVSEFEEKKRIALWCQSTPLPKRGGGYRYGLATTSKVEEIYKWAMVINAVDPSKINPPGINCKNGVVVINWLGKVPHIELKPHDPKRYFTYCSDVEYNQDADPTMCDRLLAALDKPQRDIFLKIIAASLDLKTVRKYYSGDIKALLLQGTGSNGKDSLWQSVAAILRDSMTQISLSDFQEYDKGRKFNVARLATSRICWASENSSYVSLDNLQILKQAVTSEEIVIEEKNLPAYEVEVNSVFLFNVNEAPLINAGLEAIKRRYAVLSFNKTYCKDAKPELNQLEADPRFRYDPEFLNNEIAPSLLNYILAALKSLVTEGIDYSCTEDALETIKKQSNHLWEFVEDIGLVPDPNGQVYVQDIWEQLKQWYMDNDILERQDGKNYWQPPIRKGDDYVKASRLLYSKLKDIFPQIDKKTSTTGDIKNKAVIMGIRLIRSVRQTVRLKALENMTVRQSEANTLYYSEIEFIKLYLKKLTRFQALEVQEYIKNLLSQQESENSQQTSENSSDSELGNLPNFASPPPPLWVAA